In Humulus lupulus chromosome 7, drHumLupu1.1, whole genome shotgun sequence, the following are encoded in one genomic region:
- the LOC133791325 gene encoding uncharacterized protein LOC133791325, translated as MSKSANEAYELLEEMAMNNYQWPSERDRNKKVAGMHELDAITALTTQVASLAKQLQQNSMATQVMQIQAVCHNCGGPHPFEKCMVVEMNNSILMEQVNMMGNYNRQANSPFSNPFNQGWRNQPNFAWTNNQETRLSIRNLEMQVGHLANMLQIRPQGNFPSNTEVNPKEQCNAISLRSGKKLEEPVKKSIPAPKVEVENEGKVEEEVIEDLEKNQSPNKLPPKLKDSGSFVIPCSIGDTVMTKALCDLGASVNLMPLSIFRKLKLGEARPTTMSLQMADRPVKQPRGVIEDVLVKVGKFIFPTDFIILDMEEDANIPIILGRPFLATGRTLIDIQKGELKLRVQNEEVTFDVFAATDIPTCCRVDVVCSGGSNLETTKRKTNAKIGSRAVRNCLKQFYSGKARRLHERWKAPTISNVKR; from the exons ATGagcaagagtgctaatgaggcCTATGAATTGCTTGAggaaatggccatgaataactatcAGTGGCCTAGTGAACGAGATAGAAATAAGAAGGTAGCCGGTATGCACGAGCTGGATGCTATTACTGCTCTCACTACTCAAGTTGCATCATTGGCCAAGCAACTGCAACAAAATTCTATGGCCACTCAGGTCATGCAAATCCAAGCGGTATGTCATAATTGTGGTGGTCCTCACCCATTTGAGAAGTGCATGGTAGTTGAGATGAACAACTCCATTCTCATGGAACAGGTGAATATGATGGGAAATTACAATAGGCAAGCGAATAGTCCATTCTCCAACCCGTTCAATCAAGGGTGGAGAAATCAGCCTAATTTTGCATGGACAAATAATCAGG AAACTCGCTTATCCATCAGGAATCTTGAGATGCAAGTTGGTCATTTggcaaatatgttacaaattagGCCTCAAGGAAATTTTCCAAGTAATACAGAGGTGAATCCTAAAGAGCAGTGCAATGCAATCTCTTTGAGGAGTGGGAAGAAGTTGGAAGAGCCAGTCAAGAAGTCTATACCTGCACCAAAAGTTGAAGTTGAGAATGAGGGTAAGGTAGAAGAAGAGGTTATTGAAGACCTTGAGAAGAATCAGTCACCA AATaaactacctcccaagcttaaagattcGGGTAGTTTCGTGATTCCTTGCTCAATAGGAGATACTGTTATGACCAAGgccttatgtgatttaggggctagtgtAAATTTAATGCCCTTATCTATTTTTCGAAAGCTAAAATTGGGAGAAGCTCGCCCCACTACTATGTCCTTACAAATGGCAGACCGCCCTGTTAAGCAACCTCGTGGAGTAATTGAGGATGTCTTAGTTAAGGTTGGTAAATTTATCTTCCCTACTGATtttattattctagatatggaggaagatgcaaACATTCCCATTATTTTGGGAAGACCATTCTTAGCCACAGGGAGAACACTAATTGACATACAAAAAGGGGAGTTGAAGCTGCGAGTGCAAAACGAAGAGGTAACATTTGATGTTTTTGCAGCAACTGatattccaacttgttgtagggTGGATGTGGTATGTAGTGGTGGTAGTAATttggaaaccaccaagagaaaaaccAATGCTAAAATTGGTAGTCGAGCAGTTCGTAATTGTTTGAAACAGTTCTATAGTGGAAAGGCTCGAAGGTTACACGAGCGGTGGAAGGCTCCGACAATTAGTAACGTCAAAAGATGA